A genomic region of Ammospiza nelsoni isolate bAmmNel1 chromosome 3, bAmmNel1.pri, whole genome shotgun sequence contains the following coding sequences:
- the CLU gene encoding clusterin, producing the protein MALSLSLSLSLLALLALGGAEALLPPGELRELSAAGSRVVDAEVERALQGVRRMQELLQRSDRGHQELLRSLQQAQRGKEEAVQLARQKEQELSARGERCNASVQALWESCKPCLRQRCLRFYSRTCRSGAGLVGRQLEEFLNHSSPISIWVDGERLDSLLERDERQERQLQDLEERFGLMEDGVQDIFLDSSRVQSRLHPFFQAPFGGFREALGPPVQRLRLPRRSRRFSGDFFPFFPHRHGGFQQLFQPLFQITQRMLEDAQGSWENPTGEFGTESRNFSNDRMVCREIRRNSAGCLRMRDECEQCREILALDCGQEDPSQQELREQLEDAVRVAERFTHRYDSLLREFQEEMLNTSGLLDQLNRQFGWVSRLANHSMGSDGFLQVTTVLSKAPNPEDPSVPPDTQVTVQLFDSEPLALTVPGDIPWDDPRFMESVAQQALQHFKENAVE; encoded by the exons ATGGCGCTGTCACTGTCGCTGTCGCTGTCACTGCTGGCACTCCTGGCCCTGGGGGGGGCTGAGGCGCTGCTGCCCCCCGGGGAGCTCCGAG AGCTGTCAGCCGCCGGCAGCCGCGTGGTGGACGCGGAGGTGGAGCGGGCGCTGCAGGGCGTGCGCAggatgcaggagctgctgcagcgcAGCGACCGcgggcaccaggagctgctgcgcTCCCTGCAGCAGGCGCAGCGCGGCAAGGAG GAAGCGGTGCAGCTGGCGcggcagaaggagcaggagctgtcgGCGCGGGGCGAGCGCTGCAACGCCTCGGTGCAGGCGCTGTGGGagagctgcaagccctgcctgCGGCAGCGCTGCCTCCGCTTCTACTCGCGCACCTGCCGCAGCGGCGCCGGGCTCGTGGGCCGGCAG ctggaggAATTCCTGAACCACTCGTCTCCCATCTCCATCTGGGTGGACGGCGAGCGCCTGGACTCGCTGCTGGAGCGCGACGAGCGCCAGGAGCGGCAGCTGCAGGACCTGGAGGAGCGCTTCGGCCTCATGGAGGACGGCGTCCAGGACATCTTCCTCGACAGCTCCCGCGTCCAGAGCCGCCTCCACCCCTTCTTCCAGGCGCCCTTCGGCGGCTTCCGTGAGGCGCTGGGGCCGCCGGTGCAGCGGCTGCGCCTCCCGCGCCGCTCCCGGCGCTTCTCCGGAGActtcttccccttcttcccGCACCGCCACGGCGgcttccagcagctcttccaGCCGCTCTTCCAGATCACCCAGCGCATGCTGGAGGAcgcccagggcagctgggagaaCCCCACCGGAGAGTTCGGGACag AATCCCGGAATTTCAGCAATGACCGGATGGTTTGCCGGGAGATCCGGCGGAACTCGGCCGGCTGCCTGCGGATGCGGGATGAGTGCGAGCAGTGCCGGGAGATCCTGGCCCTGG ACTGTGGGCAGGAGGATCCCTCTCAGCAGGAGCTgcgggagcagctggaggacGCCGTGCGCGTGGCCGAGCGCTTCACGCACCGCTACGATTCCCTGCTCCGGGAATTCCAGGAGGAAATGCTCAACACCTCCGGCCTGCTGGATCAGCTGAACCGCCAGTTCGGCTGGGTGTCCCGCCTGGCCAACCACTCCATGGGCTCTGACGGCTTCCTGCAGGTCACCACG GTGCTGTCCAAGGCTCCGAACCCCGAGGACCCCTCGGTGCCCCCGGACACGCAGGTGACGGTGCAGCTCTTCGACTCGGAGCCGCTGGCGCTCACCGTGCCCGGGGACATCCCCTGGGACGACCCGCGGTTCATGGAGAGCGTGGCCCAGCAGGCGCTGCAGCACTTCAAGGAGAACGCCGT aGAGTAG